A single genomic interval of Spinacia oleracea cultivar Varoflay chromosome 6, BTI_SOV_V1, whole genome shotgun sequence harbors:
- the LOC110796492 gene encoding dof zinc finger protein DOF4.6, with protein MDTAQWPQEIIVKPMEEMIPNTCSSSIITTPTQNNNNNNNNSKPSSTSLERKVRPQKDQAVNCPRCNSTNTKFCYYNNYSLTQPRYFCKTCRRYWTEGGSLRNIPVGGGSRKNKRSSSSSPSSLSSPASKKISSHDLVASIGLHQHQEHQHQQQQHHLFAQNPKIHHPHLHHQGQDLNLGYPPTQQEFRSLSEFMQLPSIETTPKSQMIPNPTGSNNPSSNDDENNNNGAANHHMSALELLNGLTSSRGLTPFMPMPLSVDHGGVGGGGVYSSGFPLQDYKPSLNFSLVDVGNGYGSLQGEMHHHHQQQQQEQQEQEQGADHHHHQQQQQQQQQQASNGRLLFPFEDLKQVSSTNSGDHNNNNNNNSDDNNHQEQNGEQEDDTPPGYWSGMLGNGGSW; from the exons atGGACACTGCTCAATGGCCTCAG GAAATaatagtaaaaccaatggaagaAATGATCCCAAATACATGTTCATCATCAATAATCACAACCCCAACTcaaaacaataacaacaacaacaacaattcaaaaccaagttcaacatcttTAGAAAGAAAAGTGAGACCACAAAAAGATCAAGCTGTAAACTGTCCAAGGTGCAATTCAACCAACACAAAATTCTGCTACTACAACAATTACAGCCTCACTCAACCAAGGTACTTTTGCAAGACTTGTAGAAGATACTGGACTGAAGGTGGTTCTTTAAGAAACATCCCTGTTGGTGGTGGTTCTAGAAAGAACAAgagatcttcttcttcttcaccatcttcgtTGTCATCTCCTGCTTCGAAAAAGATCTCTTCTCATGATTTGGTTGCTTCAATCGGTCTACACCAACACCAAGAAcatcaacatcaacaacaacagcatCATCTTTTTGCTCAAAACCCTAAGATCCACCAccctcatcttcatcatcaaGGGCAGGATTTGAATTTAGGGTACCCTCCAACTCAGCAAGAATTCAGAAGTTTGTCTGAGTTCATGCAATTGCCTAGTATTGAAACCACCCCTAAATCCCAAATGATCCCTAATCCTACTGGTAGTAATAATCCTAGTAGTAATGATGATGAAAACAATAATAATGGTGCAGCTAATCATCATATGTCTGCTTTGGAGTTGTTAAATGGGCTTACGTCATCTAGGGGACTAACCCCCTTTATGCCGATGCCGTTATCGGTGGATCATGGcggtgttggtggtggtggtgtttaTTCGTCTGGGTTTCCGCTACAAGATTACAAACCAAGCTTGAATTTTTCATTAGTTGATGTTGGAAATGGGTATGGGAGTTTGCAAGGGGAAATGCACcaccatcatcaacaacaacaacaagaacaacaagaacaagaacaaggagctgatcatcatcatcatcaacagcaacaacagcaacaacaacaacaagcatCAAATGGGAGGCTATTGTTTCCATTTGAAGATTTGAAGCAAGTGTCAAGCACTAATAGTGGtgatcataacaataataataataataatagtgatGATAATAATCATCAAGAACAAAATGGTGAACAAGAGGATGATACACCACCTGGGTATTGGAGTGGCATGTTGGGTAATGGAGGATCTTGGTAG